A portion of the Lolium rigidum isolate FL_2022 chromosome 1, APGP_CSIRO_Lrig_0.1, whole genome shotgun sequence genome contains these proteins:
- the LOC124664511 gene encoding fasciclin-like arabinogalactan protein 14: MAPPKLSLVVLLFLLFPATGSANAADAGPADAAPGGFNITEILDRYPEFRLFNYLLGKTRVAREINRRNSVTVLAPANSDVDWLLRRSARLPRAALLELLSVHVVLDYYDAAKLAALPRGAGARPVVATTLYQTFGPTAGDKAGFLTITPAPNGGAVFSSAAPGALVSATFKKAITSRPYNISVLQISNFVVPPGVITKPRTPPPPPKRMSSMSVAPSPAPVPAPLPCPPVTMPVEVEPMEEIPAAAPAPSQGYVVRAVMGWWSGVGMALGMACVLAHL; this comes from the coding sequence ATGGCGCCTCCCAAGCTCTCCCTGgtcgtgctcctcttcctcctcttcccggccACCGGCAGCGCCAACGCCGCGGACGCCGGCCCCGCCGACGCTGCCCCGGGCGGCTTCAACATCACGGAGATCCTGGACCGGTACCCGGAGTTCAGGCTCTTCAACTACCTCCTCGGCAAGACCCGCGTAGCGCGCGAGATCAACCGCCGCAACTCCGTCACCGTCCTCGCGCCCGCCAACTCCGACGTCGACTGGCTCCTCCGCCGCAGCGCCAGGCTCCCGCGCGCCGCGCTCCTCGAGCTGCTCTCCGTCCACGTCGTCCTCGACTACTACGACGCCGCCAAGCTGGCCGCCCTGCCCCGCGGCGCCGGCGCGCGCCCCGTCGTCGCCACCACGCTGTACCAGACCTTCGGCCCCACCGCCGGCGACAAGGCCGGGTTCCTCACCATCACCCCCGCGCCCAACGGCGGCGCGGTGTTCTCCTCGGCGGCCCCGGGAGCGCTCGTGAGCGCCACgttcaagaaggccatcacctccAGGCCGTACAACATCTCCGTGCTCCAGATCAGCAACTTCGTCGTGCCGCCCGGGGTCATCACCAAGCCGCGcaccccgccaccgccaccgaagAGGATGAGCTCCATGTCCGTCGCGCCGAGCCCCGCGCCGGTGCCGGCCCCGCTCCCGTGCCCGCCGGTGACGATGCCCGTGGAGGTGGAGCCCATGGAGGAGATCCCCgcggccgcgccggcgccgtcgcAGGGCTACGTGGTGCGGGCGGTGATGGGGTGGTGGTCCGGCGTCGGCATGGCGCTCGGGATGGCGTGCGTGTTGGCGCATTTGTAG
- the LOC124664500 gene encoding probable small nuclear ribonucleoprotein F encodes MEIVHYHQSFAGLVRTVPVNPKPFLNNLTGKPVIVKLKWGMEYKGYLVSVDSYMNLQLANTEEYIDGQFSGNLGEILIRCNNVMYLRGVPEDTEIEDAE; translated from the exons ATGGAGATCGTGCATTACCATCAAAGTTTTGCCGGTTTGGTCAGG ACTGTGCCTGTTAACCCTAAGCCATTCTTAAATAACTTAACTGGCAAGCCTGTCATCGTCAAGCTGAAGTGGGGGATGGAGTACAAAG GATATCTTGTTTCGGTGGACTCGTACATGAATCTGCAG CTTGCTAATACTGAGGAATACATCGACGGGCAGTTCTCTGGAAATTTGGGTGAGATACTGATAAG ATGCAACAATGTTATGTACCTCCGAGGTGTTCCAGAGGACACAGAGATCGAAGATGCAGAGTGA